The following are from one region of the Planctomycetota bacterium genome:
- a CDS encoding DUF892 family protein has product MKLESEQDVYLHAIRDTLSAERQLIKALPKLAAAAGESLKSAFESHLEETREQVTRLEAILKSLGQGAGRVKCKGMEAIIAEGEETLGKEPAESIRDTVLIAGAQKVEHYETSAYESLILLATKLGRTEDLEALRATLEEERNTSRSLTRLAGGTPEDATGSQDASDSTDTTESTTSTQNAQRAATPARPRAASAGGTNTLAGGATPGSHALNSERSSGMGRYDEDRYDDDRRSGRSRYDEDYSGRRSSRSSDYDDDRGSYEGRSRGGYNSARSQERDEYGQFAGSSGGGGRRSSRDDDDDDDRGGRSRSSSSSRGSSGRSSRNDDDDDRGGRSRSRSNGGSSSRSSSNSGGGGGGGRGYTDSAGRHYSRESWERAQRGRALGGQHSHGGR; this is encoded by the coding sequence ATGAAGTTGGAATCCGAGCAGGACGTCTACCTCCACGCGATCCGCGACACGCTCAGCGCGGAACGCCAGCTCATCAAGGCGCTGCCCAAGCTGGCCGCCGCCGCCGGCGAATCGCTCAAGAGCGCGTTCGAATCGCACCTCGAAGAAACCCGCGAGCAGGTGACCCGCCTCGAGGCGATCCTCAAGTCGCTCGGGCAGGGCGCCGGGCGTGTGAAGTGCAAGGGCATGGAGGCCATCATCGCCGAGGGCGAAGAGACGCTGGGCAAGGAGCCCGCCGAGTCGATCCGCGACACCGTGCTCATCGCCGGCGCGCAGAAGGTCGAGCACTACGAGACGTCGGCGTACGAGTCGCTCATCCTGCTGGCGACCAAGCTCGGACGCACGGAAGACCTCGAGGCGCTCCGCGCCACGCTGGAGGAAGAACGCAACACCAGCCGCTCGCTCACGCGGCTCGCGGGCGGCACGCCCGAAGACGCGACCGGCTCGCAGGATGCATCGGACAGCACCGACACCACGGAATCCACGACATCGACACAGAACGCCCAACGCGCGGCAACGCCCGCGCGTCCCCGCGCGGCGAGCGCCGGCGGGACCAACACGCTCGCAGGCGGGGCGACTCCGGGCAGTCACGCACTCAACTCGGAAAGGAGCTCAGGCATGGGAAGGTACGACGAAGATCGCTACGACGACGACCGACGGAGCGGACGCTCGAGGTACGACGAGGACTACTCCGGCCGGCGCTCGTCACGCTCGTCCGATTACGACGATGATCGCGGCTCGTACGAAGGACGCAGCCGCGGCGGGTACAACTCCGCTCGCTCGCAGGAGCGCGACGAGTACGGGCAGTTCGCCGGCTCCTCCGGCGGCGGCGGACGGCGCTCCTCGCGCGACGATGACGACGACGACGACCGCGGCGGACGCTCCCGCTCTTCGTCGTCCTCGCGCGGCAGCAGCGGGCGGTCCTCGCGCAACGACGATGACGACGATCGGGGTGGGCGCTCCCGCTCCCGCTCGAACGGCGGCTCGTCGTCTCGCAGCAGCAGCAACAGCGGCGGCGGCGGCGGCGGCGGACGCGGGTACACCGACTCCGCCGGTCGCCACTATTCCCGTGAGTCCTGGGAGCGTGCCCAGCGCGGCCGCGCCCTCGGCGGACAGCATTCCCACGGCGGGCGCTAA
- the hisG gene encoding ATP phosphoribosyltransferase: MEQTMPPNTTEGPGTPALLRMALPKGRMQPGVFALLADAGIDVRVGARGYRPQVSLEGVDAKILKPQNVVEMLAAGSRDIGFAGADWVEELGADLVEVLDTGLDAVRMVAAAPAGALVGGRLARTPLVVASEYERLTRRWIESNGLEARFVLSYGATEVFPPEDADCIVDITATGETLRAQHLVVFDELMRSSTRVYASPRAMADPVRRGAVERLVMLLRSVLEARQRVMIEVNVSAEALGRVIEGLPCMREPTISPLHAQAGFAVKAAVPRNRLPALIPELKRRGGTDLVVSHLSQIVP; this comes from the coding sequence ATGGAGCAGACCATGCCGCCGAACACGACCGAAGGACCGGGAACGCCCGCGCTGCTGCGCATGGCGCTCCCGAAAGGACGGATGCAGCCGGGCGTGTTCGCCCTGCTTGCGGACGCAGGGATCGACGTGCGCGTGGGCGCGCGCGGGTATCGCCCGCAGGTGTCGCTGGAGGGCGTGGACGCGAAGATCCTCAAGCCGCAGAACGTGGTCGAGATGCTCGCCGCGGGGTCGCGGGACATCGGCTTCGCGGGCGCCGACTGGGTGGAAGAACTGGGGGCGGACCTCGTCGAGGTGCTCGACACGGGGCTCGACGCGGTGCGGATGGTGGCGGCGGCGCCGGCGGGGGCGCTCGTCGGCGGGCGTCTCGCCCGCACGCCGCTCGTGGTGGCGTCGGAGTACGAGCGCCTCACCCGCCGGTGGATCGAGTCCAACGGGCTGGAGGCGCGGTTCGTGCTGTCGTACGGCGCGACGGAGGTCTTCCCGCCCGAGGACGCGGACTGCATCGTCGACATCACGGCGACCGGCGAGACGCTGCGGGCGCAGCACCTGGTGGTGTTCGACGAACTCATGCGCTCGTCGACGCGCGTGTACGCGAGCCCGCGAGCGATGGCCGATCCGGTGCGCCGCGGCGCGGTCGAGCGCCTGGTGATGCTGCTGCGCTCGGTGCTCGAGGCCCGCCAGCGTGTGATGATCGAGGTGAACGTGTCGGCCGAGGCGCTGGGACGCGTCATCGAGGGGCTTCCGTGCATGCGTGAGCCCACGATCTCGCCCCTGCACGCGCAGGCGGGGTTCGCGGTGAAGGCGGCCGTGCCCCGCAACCGCCTGCCGGCGCTCATCCCGGAGCTCAAGCGACGCGGGGGTACGGACCTGGTGGTGTCGCACCTCTCGCAGATCGTGCCATGA
- the hisB gene encoding imidazoleglycerol-phosphate dehydratase HisB: MTERTATIERSTRETAITVSVRLDRAGGSAIGTGLGFLDHMLTALATHARMGLDVRCTGDLDVDDHHTVEDCAIAIGQALDAALGDRRGVARFGSAYAPLDESLARAVVDLSGRAHATVHLGLRRDRLGAVACENITHFFASVAASARLTLHLDVLRGENDHHKAEAAFKAFALALRAAVARVPGIDDVPSTKGTLA; encoded by the coding sequence ATGACGGAACGCACGGCGACCATTGAGCGCTCGACGCGGGAGACGGCGATCACGGTGTCGGTCCGTCTTGATCGCGCGGGCGGGTCCGCGATCGGCACGGGCCTGGGCTTTCTCGACCACATGCTCACCGCCCTGGCGACCCACGCGCGGATGGGCCTCGACGTGCGATGCACGGGCGACCTCGACGTTGACGACCATCACACGGTCGAGGACTGCGCAATCGCGATCGGGCAGGCCCTGGACGCCGCCCTGGGCGATCGGCGCGGCGTGGCGCGCTTCGGATCGGCCTACGCCCCGCTCGATGAGTCGCTCGCGCGCGCGGTCGTTGATCTCTCGGGGCGCGCGCACGCGACGGTGCACCTGGGCCTGCGGCGCGACCGCCTCGGCGCGGTCGCGTGCGAGAACATCACGCACTTCTTCGCGTCCGTGGCCGCGTCGGCGCGCCTCACGCTTCACCTTGACGTGCTCCGGGGCGAGAACGACCACCACAAGGCGGAAGCGGCGTTCAAGGCCTTCGCGCTCGCGCTGCGGGCGGCGGTTGCGCGAGTGCCGGGGATCGACGACGTGCCCTCGACCAAGGGGACGCTGGCATGA
- a CDS encoding NAD(P)/FAD-dependent oxidoreductase yields the protein MTDPDLDVVIVGAGPAGLSAALVLARCRRSVMVIDAGAGRNHHATSLHNFLTRDGIAPADLRALGRDELARHDVHFREGTAIDAHSTPPGFSVTYRPVPSVEPHAEISLTCRKLLLATGVTDVLPPIEGLLPLYGRSIHHCPYCDGWGHRDRRLAAYGSGDKGLGLALVLRNWSRDVVACTDGELPSGDLRERAARAGVVVCVERLARVEGVDGRLERILFAGGGAIERDAMFFNTGQVQRSTLPSLLGCATTDEGGVVTGDRQQTGVPGLYVAGDADRDVQFAIVAAGEGATAGVAINKALQEDGIYAA from the coding sequence ATGACCGATCCCGACCTCGACGTCGTCATCGTGGGTGCCGGTCCGGCCGGCCTCTCCGCCGCCCTCGTGCTCGCACGCTGCCGTCGCTCCGTCATGGTCATCGACGCCGGCGCCGGGCGCAACCACCACGCCACCTCGCTCCACAACTTCCTCACCCGCGACGGCATCGCGCCCGCCGACCTCCGCGCGCTCGGGCGTGACGAACTCGCCCGGCACGACGTCCACTTCCGCGAGGGCACGGCCATCGACGCGCACTCCACACCCCCCGGGTTCAGCGTCACCTATCGCCCGGTCCCGTCCGTCGAACCGCACGCCGAGATCAGCCTCACATGCCGCAAACTCCTGCTCGCGACCGGCGTCACAGACGTGCTCCCGCCCATCGAGGGCCTCCTGCCGCTGTACGGCCGCTCGATCCACCACTGCCCGTACTGCGACGGATGGGGCCATCGCGACCGGCGCCTCGCGGCGTACGGATCCGGCGACAAGGGCCTCGGGCTCGCCCTCGTGCTCCGCAACTGGAGCCGCGACGTGGTCGCCTGCACCGACGGCGAACTCCCCAGCGGCGACCTGCGCGAGCGGGCGGCCCGGGCGGGCGTCGTCGTGTGCGTCGAGCGCCTCGCCCGCGTGGAAGGCGTCGACGGGCGGCTCGAGCGGATCCTCTTTGCCGGTGGAGGCGCCATCGAACGCGACGCGATGTTCTTCAACACGGGCCAGGTCCAGCGCAGCACGCTCCCTTCGCTGCTCGGCTGCGCCACGACCGACGAGGGCGGAGTGGTGACCGGCGACAGGCAGCAGACCGGCGTGCCGGGGCTGTACGTCGCTGGGGATGCAGACCGAGACGTGCAGTTCGCGATTGTCGCCGCCGGTGAAGGCGCCACCGCGGGCGTCGCCATCAACAAGGCGCTCCAGGAAGACGGCATCTACGCCGCCTAG
- the hisF gene encoding imidazole glycerol phosphate synthase subunit HisF gives MLKRRIIPCLDVRAGRVVKGVRFAGLRDAGDPAEQAARYEAHGADEIVILDVSATPEGRETAVMTIAAVRAVLSIPLTVGGGVRSVEDAARLLRAGADKVAVNTAAVERPALIAELSAWAGAQCVVLALDAARHGAGERWEVVTRSGAQRTGLDAPSWAGRAEELGAGEILLTSWDRDGTGAGYDLDLIRGVAARVRVPVIASGGAAGVEHMGLAFDAGADAVLAASVFHDGVLTVEGVKAALAQRGVEVRR, from the coding sequence ATGCTGAAGCGTCGCATCATTCCCTGCCTGGACGTTCGGGCCGGGCGCGTCGTCAAGGGCGTGCGCTTCGCGGGGCTGCGCGACGCGGGCGATCCCGCCGAACAGGCGGCCCGGTACGAGGCGCACGGCGCCGACGAGATCGTCATCCTCGATGTCTCGGCGACTCCCGAGGGGCGCGAGACCGCGGTCATGACGATCGCCGCCGTGCGCGCCGTGCTGTCGATCCCGCTGACGGTGGGGGGCGGCGTGCGCAGCGTCGAAGATGCGGCACGCCTGCTGCGCGCGGGGGCCGACAAGGTCGCGGTGAACACCGCGGCGGTGGAGCGTCCCGCCCTCATCGCCGAGCTCTCGGCGTGGGCGGGGGCGCAGTGCGTGGTGCTGGCGCTCGACGCCGCGCGGCACGGGGCGGGCGAGCGGTGGGAGGTCGTCACGCGGTCCGGGGCGCAGCGCACCGGGCTGGATGCGCCGTCGTGGGCCGGGCGCGCGGAGGAACTCGGCGCCGGCGAGATCCTGCTCACGAGCTGGGACCGCGACGGGACGGGCGCCGGATACGACCTCGATCTCATCCGCGGGGTCGCGGCGCGCGTGCGCGTGCCGGTCATCGCATCGGGCGGGGCGGCGGGTGTCGAACACATGGGGCTGGCGTTCGACGCCGGGGCCGATGCGGTGCTTGCCGCGTCGGTGTTTCACGATGGGGTGCTCACGGTGGAGGGCGTCAAGGCCGCGCTCGCGCAGCGCGGCGTGGAGGTGCGTCGATGA
- a CDS encoding aminotransferase class I/II-fold pyridoxal phosphate-dependent enzyme: MNTTAAHTGRGDIGLSWAQGEPPGAYAPPSAPWPIDLALDANEGAPAGIGTLTLPAHAGADVLRRYPGAGTLEALIAARAGIDPGRVLVTAGGDEAIDRACRVALGPGRRMVLPVPTFEMIERYAQGVGAEIVRVPWPSGPFPADEVLRRTDDSTAMIGVVSPNNPTGGVASAEDLARVSAGARGALVMVDLAYAEFADEDLGAAAIALPNAIIIRTFSKAFGLAGIRVGYAIGPERVIRAMRAAGSPFPVSGTSLLVASEALRTADAWLPESVARVREMRRRLAAVLVEIGAEPVPSQANFVLAEFRDAAWVWRALASLGIGVRSFASRPGLERSLRITCPPDDASWQRLHRALHAAARPRALVLDLDVVGAASDWPARLARRLPVETVTDRDAASLPGPAAVRATMTRLGVEHAWMIAGSPASVRAARAAGVPAVGVAMTGDEGRAALEAAGAARVVDDLTRVEEMLP, encoded by the coding sequence ATGAACACGACCGCCGCACACACGGGGCGCGGGGACATCGGTCTGTCGTGGGCGCAGGGCGAGCCGCCCGGCGCCTACGCGCCGCCGAGCGCACCCTGGCCGATCGACCTGGCGCTCGACGCGAACGAGGGGGCACCCGCCGGCATCGGCACGCTCACGCTGCCGGCGCACGCGGGGGCCGACGTGCTCCGCCGATACCCCGGGGCCGGCACGCTCGAGGCGCTCATCGCGGCGCGCGCGGGTATCGACCCCGGGCGCGTGCTCGTCACCGCCGGGGGCGACGAGGCGATCGACCGCGCGTGCCGCGTGGCGCTCGGGCCGGGTAGACGCATGGTGCTGCCGGTGCCCACGTTCGAAATGATCGAGCGGTACGCGCAGGGCGTGGGCGCCGAGATCGTGCGCGTGCCGTGGCCCTCGGGCCCCTTCCCCGCAGATGAGGTGCTGCGGCGCACGGACGACAGCACCGCGATGATCGGCGTCGTGTCGCCGAACAACCCCACCGGCGGGGTGGCGTCCGCCGAGGACCTCGCGCGCGTGTCGGCGGGGGCGCGCGGCGCGCTCGTCATGGTCGACCTGGCCTACGCCGAGTTCGCCGACGAGGACCTCGGCGCCGCGGCCATCGCCCTTCCGAACGCGATCATCATCCGGACGTTCTCGAAGGCGTTCGGGCTGGCGGGCATCCGCGTGGGGTATGCCATCGGCCCGGAGCGCGTCATCCGCGCCATGCGGGCCGCGGGCTCGCCATTCCCTGTCTCGGGCACGAGCCTGTTGGTGGCGTCCGAGGCGTTGCGCACGGCGGACGCGTGGCTGCCCGAGAGTGTCGCACGGGTACGCGAGATGCGACGACGGCTCGCGGCGGTCTTGGTCGAGATCGGCGCCGAGCCCGTGCCCTCCCAGGCCAACTTCGTGCTCGCGGAGTTTCGCGACGCCGCCTGGGTATGGCGGGCGCTCGCCTCGCTGGGCATCGGTGTCCGGTCGTTCGCGAGTCGGCCGGGGCTCGAGCGCTCGCTGCGCATCACGTGTCCGCCCGACGACGCGTCGTGGCAGCGCCTGCACCGCGCGCTGCACGCGGCGGCACGCCCGCGGGCGCTCGTGCTCGATCTCGACGTCGTCGGCGCGGCCTCGGACTGGCCCGCGCGCCTTGCGCGCCGGCTCCCGGTCGAAACTGTCACCGATCGCGATGCAGCGTCCCTGCCGGGCCCGGCAGCGGTCCGCGCGACGATGACGCGACTGGGTGTCGAGCACGCGTGGATGATCGCGGGCTCGCCGGCGAGCGTGCGGGCCGCGCGTGCGGCGGGTGTGCCCGCGGTCGGCGTCGCGATGACGGGTGACGAGGGACGAGCGGCGCTCGAGGCCGCGGGTGCGGCCCGGGTCGTCGATGACCTGACCCGGGTAGAGGAGATGCTCCCATGA
- a CDS encoding DUF421 domain-containing protein, with protein sequence MEGKPIVLVQGGAPLEENMRQERIDTDDILHAARTSQGLHSMEQIEQAVLERGGAISIIPAPSSAPDPARAT encoded by the coding sequence GTGGAGGGCAAGCCGATCGTGCTCGTGCAGGGCGGCGCGCCGCTGGAGGAGAACATGCGCCAGGAACGCATCGACACCGATGACATCCTGCACGCGGCCCGGACTTCGCAGGGCCTGCACAGCATGGAGCAGATCGAGCAGGCGGTGCTCGAGCGGGGCGGAGCGATCTCGATCATCCCCGCGCCCAGCAGCGCGCCGGACCCGGCGCGCGCGACCTAG
- a CDS encoding SDR family oxidoreductase, producing MQVTLKPLDQQVMVLTGASSGIGLATAHAAAERGAAVVLLARSAQAITSIAEDIRGAKGRALAVPCDVSDRVQVETAARAAINAFGRFDTWVNNAGVSIFGRIEEVSQEDARRLFDTNFWGVLNGCLAALPHLKRSGGALINVGSEVSEAALPLQGIYAASKHAVKGLTDTLRIEVCEVEEAPVAITLIQPTAVNTPYPVHARNYMAREPKLPTPQIGPERVAEAILDAAQKPTRYAKVGAMASINTAMAKVMPGLADRMAAKQVDRQQEPFPAMHRAGALHLPSDTTGSVGQVHGTPSPDDTRR from the coding sequence ATGCAGGTCACTCTCAAGCCGCTGGACCAGCAGGTCATGGTCCTCACGGGGGCGTCGAGCGGGATCGGCCTGGCGACCGCGCACGCCGCGGCGGAGCGGGGCGCCGCGGTCGTCCTCCTGGCGCGCAGCGCGCAGGCGATCACCTCGATCGCCGAGGACATCCGGGGGGCGAAGGGGCGGGCCCTCGCCGTGCCGTGCGACGTGTCGGATCGCGTGCAGGTCGAGACGGCGGCGCGTGCGGCGATCAACGCCTTCGGGCGATTCGACACCTGGGTGAACAACGCCGGGGTCTCGATCTTCGGGCGCATCGAAGAGGTGAGCCAGGAGGACGCGCGGCGTCTGTTCGACACCAACTTCTGGGGCGTGCTCAACGGGTGTCTGGCGGCGCTCCCGCACCTCAAGCGGTCCGGCGGGGCGCTGATCAACGTCGGCAGCGAGGTGTCGGAGGCGGCGCTGCCGTTGCAGGGCATCTACGCAGCGTCGAAGCACGCCGTGAAAGGGCTGACCGACACGCTGCGGATCGAGGTGTGCGAGGTGGAAGAGGCGCCGGTGGCGATCACGCTGATCCAGCCGACGGCGGTGAACACGCCGTACCCCGTGCACGCGCGGAACTACATGGCGCGCGAGCCCAAGCTGCCGACGCCGCAGATCGGGCCGGAGCGCGTCGCAGAGGCGATCCTCGACGCGGCTCAGAAGCCGACGCGCTACGCAAAGGTCGGGGCCATGGCGTCGATCAACACCGCGATGGCCAAGGTGATGCCGGGCCTGGCCGACCGGATGGCCGCCAAGCAGGTCGACCGGCAGCAGGAGCCCTTTCCGGCGATGCACCGCGCCGGGGCGCTGCACCTGCCGTCCGACACGACGGGCAGCGTCGGCCAGGTGCACGGCACGCCATCGCCCGACGACACGCGCCGATAG
- a CDS encoding FG-GAP repeat protein, which yields MMLVALAPAAAQRSTPLQVLHPSGAAADQFGQAVAVDGDTMVVGAPSDDVGGNSNQGTAHVYRWTGSGWTLEATLTAADGLTSDNFGTSVAVSGDTVIVGASGDNIGANSDQGSAYIFTRAGTTWTQQARITATGGATFDNFGNSVAISGDTVVVAAFGDDVGANPNQGSAYVFTRAGTTWTQQAQLTATGGAADDQFGISVALSGDTAIVGAWLDDVGTNQDQGSAYVFTRSGTSWTQQAQLVASDGGVIDSFGISVAISGDSAIVGAWFDDVGANTNQGSAYVFTRSGTAWTQQARLEASDGETVDNFGISVALSGDTAVIGAYLDRVGANNSQGSSYVFARSGTTWTQQAQLVAPDGAASDNFGISVAVSGDTAAVGSYGDDVGGAVNRGSAWVFSRIGSTWLGPDLTLLSAAAGADTFGVSIAISDNTAIIGAALDDVGANINQGSAYVFTRAGTAWTQQAQLTASDGAADDEFGTSVTISGDTAIVGAYLKNVGANVDQGAAYVFTRSGTVWTQQALLTGSGGAHTDYFGYAVALSGDTAIVGATGDDVGANVDQGSAYIFIRSGATWTQQTQFAASDGAASDFFGFSVAITGDTAIVGAYLNDVGANINQGSA from the coding sequence ATGATGCTGGTGGCGCTGGCTCCGGCCGCGGCGCAGCGGTCCACGCCGCTGCAGGTGCTGCACCCGTCCGGCGCCGCGGCTGATCAGTTCGGCCAGGCCGTCGCGGTGGACGGCGACACGATGGTCGTCGGGGCGCCCAGCGACGATGTCGGCGGCAACTCCAACCAGGGGACGGCCCACGTGTATCGCTGGACCGGCTCGGGATGGACGCTCGAAGCCACACTGACGGCCGCGGACGGACTGACGAGCGATAACTTCGGCACTTCGGTCGCGGTCTCGGGCGACACCGTGATCGTCGGGGCGAGCGGCGACAACATCGGCGCCAACAGCGATCAGGGCTCGGCGTACATATTCACCCGCGCGGGCACCACGTGGACCCAGCAGGCCCGCATTACCGCCACGGGCGGCGCCACGTTCGACAACTTCGGCAACTCCGTCGCGATCTCGGGCGACACCGTGGTCGTCGCGGCCTTTGGCGACGACGTCGGGGCCAACCCCAATCAAGGCTCGGCGTACGTCTTCACCCGCGCGGGCACGACCTGGACCCAGCAGGCCCAGTTGACCGCCACGGGCGGAGCCGCGGACGATCAGTTCGGCATTTCCGTGGCGCTCTCGGGCGACACCGCGATCGTCGGGGCGTGGCTCGACGACGTCGGCACCAACCAAGATCAGGGCTCGGCCTATGTCTTCACCCGCTCGGGCACGTCCTGGACCCAGCAGGCGCAGCTCGTCGCGTCGGACGGCGGGGTGATCGACAGCTTTGGCATCTCCGTTGCGATCTCGGGCGACTCCGCGATCGTTGGGGCGTGGTTCGACGATGTCGGCGCCAACACCAACCAGGGCTCCGCCTATGTATTCACGCGCTCCGGGACGGCGTGGACCCAGCAGGCCCGGCTCGAGGCCTCGGATGGCGAGACCGTCGACAACTTCGGCATCTCCGTCGCGCTCTCCGGCGACACCGCGGTGATCGGCGCATATCTGGACCGTGTCGGCGCCAACAACAGCCAGGGATCGTCATATGTCTTTGCGCGCTCAGGCACGACGTGGACCCAGCAGGCACAGCTCGTCGCACCGGACGGTGCCGCGAGCGATAACTTCGGCATATCGGTAGCGGTCTCGGGCGACACCGCCGCCGTGGGGTCCTACGGCGACGACGTCGGCGGTGCCGTCAACCGAGGCTCGGCGTGGGTCTTCTCCCGCATCGGCTCTACCTGGCTCGGGCCCGATCTCACGCTGCTCAGCGCCGCCGCCGGGGCCGACACGTTCGGTGTGTCTATCGCCATCTCAGACAACACGGCGATCATCGGGGCGGCCCTTGACGATGTCGGCGCGAACATCAATCAGGGCTCGGCCTATGTCTTTACCCGCGCGGGCACCGCATGGACCCAGCAGGCCCAACTCACCGCTTCGGACGGCGCCGCGGACGACGAGTTCGGCACCTCCGTCACCATCTCGGGCGACACCGCGATCGTCGGCGCGTACCTCAAAAACGTCGGCGCCAATGTCGATCAGGGCGCGGCCTACGTCTTCACACGCTCGGGTACCGTCTGGACGCAGCAGGCATTGCTGACAGGCTCGGGCGGCGCTCACACCGACTACTTCGGCTACGCCGTCGCGCTCTCGGGTGATACCGCCATCGTGGGCGCCACCGGCGATGACGTCGGCGCCAACGTCGATCAGGGCTCGGCCTACATCTTCATCCGCTCGGGTGCGACCTGGACTCAGCAGACCCAGTTCGCGGCATCGGACGGCGCGGCGAGCGACTTCTTCGGGTTCTCTGTCGCGATCACCGGCGACACTGCCATCGTCGGGGCGTACCTCAACGATGTCGGCGCCAACATCAATCAGGGCTCGGCCTAA
- the hisH gene encoding imidazole glycerol phosphate synthase subunit HisH, protein MTARAVTIISTGVANTASVAAAFRRCGALVDITDDPARVHDAARVVLPGVGSFGAGMAGLRARGLAGVIERRVRAERPLLAICLGLQMLCVSSEESPGERGLGLIDAPVRRFPEGVRCPQFGWNDVVADGACRLVRAGCAYYANSYRIAQPPGGWAVATTDHGGPFTAAVERGGVLGCQFHPELSGAWGRELLARWLECDAGGRAC, encoded by the coding sequence ATGACGGCGCGCGCGGTGACGATCATCTCGACGGGCGTGGCGAACACGGCGTCGGTGGCGGCGGCGTTCCGCCGGTGCGGGGCGCTCGTCGACATCACCGACGACCCCGCGCGCGTGCACGACGCGGCGCGCGTCGTGCTGCCGGGCGTTGGGTCGTTCGGCGCCGGCATGGCCGGCCTGCGTGCACGAGGACTCGCGGGCGTCATCGAGCGGCGCGTGCGCGCCGAGCGCCCGCTGCTGGCGATCTGCCTGGGCCTGCAGATGCTGTGTGTCTCGTCCGAAGAGTCGCCGGGCGAGCGCGGGCTCGGCCTGATCGACGCGCCGGTGCGGCGCTTTCCCGAGGGCGTGCGATGCCCGCAGTTCGGGTGGAACGACGTCGTCGCGGACGGCGCGTGCCGCCTCGTCCGCGCTGGCTGCGCGTACTACGCGAACTCCTACCGCATCGCGCAGCCGCCGGGCGGCTGGGCGGTTGCGACGACGGACCACGGGGGCCCGTTCACCGCGGCGGTGGAGCGCGGCGGAGTGCTGGGGTGCCAGTTTCACCCGGAACTCTCCGGCGCCTGGGGACGCGAACTGCTCGCACGCTGGCTGGAGTGCGACGCGGGAGGACGCGCATGCTGA
- a CDS encoding Gfo/Idh/MocA family oxidoreductase, giving the protein MPATRPDERFSHDDDRRPLGRHARVRYAVIGLGHIAQAAVLPAFRRARNSELAALVSGDPRKLDELGDRYKVDARYTYRDLEACLAEEDIDAVYIATPNTEHAEYVHRAARAGVHVLCEKPLGMTEGECVEMIDACERHEVLLMTAYRLHFEPANLKALEIVREGEIGEPRLFLSAFSYQIADPQNIRLDADLGGGPLYDIGVYCINAARTIFGCEPVEVQAWTRRCPDGRFDEVSDTITAHLRFPGDRLAMFACSFALAEASWYQVYGTRGDVRVEPAYEYTEGLGLRITVDGKTRERSFSQRDQFAAEIQYFSDCLRSGRVPEPSGAEGLADVRVVRALQQSIARDVALRLPPTAQTRHPSPDQRIERPAQRKEPELVNARSASS; this is encoded by the coding sequence ATGCCCGCGACCCGACCCGACGAGCGTTTTTCCCACGACGACGACCGCCGCCCCCTCGGCCGCCACGCGCGCGTGCGGTACGCGGTCATCGGCCTGGGGCACATCGCCCAGGCCGCCGTGCTGCCGGCCTTCCGGCGGGCGCGGAACTCAGAGCTGGCGGCGCTGGTGTCGGGCGATCCTCGCAAGCTCGACGAACTGGGCGATCGGTACAAGGTCGACGCGCGGTACACCTACCGCGATCTCGAAGCGTGCCTCGCCGAGGAGGACATCGACGCCGTCTACATCGCGACGCCGAACACCGAACACGCCGAGTACGTGCACCGTGCGGCCCGCGCGGGCGTGCACGTCCTCTGCGAGAAGCCTCTGGGCATGACCGAGGGCGAATGCGTCGAGATGATCGACGCGTGTGAGCGCCACGAGGTGCTGCTCATGACCGCCTACCGCCTGCACTTCGAGCCCGCCAACCTCAAGGCGCTCGAGATCGTGCGCGAGGGCGAGATCGGCGAGCCCCGCCTGTTCCTGTCCGCCTTCTCCTACCAGATCGCCGACCCGCAGAACATCCGCCTCGACGCCGATCTCGGGGGCGGCCCGCTCTACGACATCGGCGTCTATTGCATCAACGCCGCACGCACGATCTTCGGCTGCGAGCCCGTCGAGGTCCAGGCGTGGACGCGCCGGTGCCCCGACGGCCGCTTCGACGAAGTCAGCGACACGATCACCGCGCACCTGCGCTTCCCGGGCGACCGCCTGGCGATGTTCGCGTGCAGCTTCGCCCTCGCCGAGGCCAGTTGGTACCAGGTCTACGGCACCCGGGGCGATGTCCGCGTCGAGCCCGCCTACGAGTACACCGAGGGGCTGGGCCTGCGCATCACGGTCGACGGCAAGACGCGCGAGCGCTCCTTCTCGCAGCGAGATCAGTTCGCCGCCGAGATACAGTACTTCTCCGACTGCCTCCGCTCGGGACGCGTGCCCGAGCCCTCCGGGGCCGAGGGCCTCGCGGATGTCCGCGTCGTCCGCGCACTGCAGCAGTCCATCGCGCGCGACGTCGCCCTGCGCCTGCCGCCCACGGCGCAGACGCGCCACCCCTCGCCCGACCAGCGCATCGAGCGCCCCGCGCAGCGGAAGGAGCCCGAGCTCGTCAACGCGCGCTCGGCCTCGTCGTGA